Proteins from a single region of Hordeum vulgare subsp. vulgare chromosome 6H, MorexV3_pseudomolecules_assembly, whole genome shotgun sequence:
- the LOC123402064 gene encoding protein YELLOW LEAF 1, choloroplastic-like, producing the protein MLPLATMSAPSSLLLRPAARHRTGREPGRSWGEPSISGLQSRSNKLGNAICVKANITCCANQTQTAKRKSFSGPTSPPSGSVKEKVKPRLDDGGVGFPPFRFGGGGGGGGGGGSSSSGGFILFVIVLLLDYLREFERNLQNGPRRGSDYDSGLAPQ; encoded by the exons ATGCTTCCGCTCGCCACAATGTCCGCGCCGAGCTCGCTTCTCCTGCGCCCCGCCGCGCGCCACAGGACGGGGAGAGAACCAG GACGAAGCTGGGGAGAACCATCTATCTCGGGTTTGCAATCTCGGAGTAATAAACTCGGCAACGCCATCTGTGTGAAAGCA AACATAACGTGCTGCGCCAACCAGACGCAAACCGCGAAGCGCAAATCGTTCTCGGGACCCACCTCTCCACCGTCAGGCTCAGTTAAAG AGAAGGTGAAGCCGAGGCTCGACGACGGGGGCGTCGGGTTCCCGCCGTTTCGGTTCGGCGGAGgaggcgggggcggcggcggtggcggcagcaGCTCCTCCGGTGGGTTCATCCTCTTCGTGATCGTTTTGCTCCTGGACTACCTGAGGGAGTTCGAGAGGAACCTGCAGAACGGGCCGCGGAGGGGCAGCGACTACGACAGCGGGCTGGCACCACAGTAG